Below is a window of Populus alba chromosome 2, ASM523922v2, whole genome shotgun sequence DNA.
TGGTTTTTTCTCACCCTAGCTCAAAAAACTGGATATGAACTTCTGTAAAGATTCCACCTCACCAACaatacttgaaattaatttatactCTTACATGACCCAGAGGAATTCCGCAGGACAAATCATTATATTATGCTGTCGATTGAGCACTTGGTACAAGATATATAGCCCCTTCGTTTTCTACTTGAACACTGAAGTAACCTAATTGAGCACCAGCTCAAGTATGCTTCCGTGACTCCTTGGACTTCTAGTTTGGGAAATAGTGAGGAAAGTTACACTCCAGTTTTGATGCAACCAGTCGCAGATGTTGACAATGATAACGTAATGCTGTGATAGTAATTGTTTTTACCAAATATTATTAGCTTGGTaatgtattataataatattttttattttttaaaatttatttttaatattattttatcaaaataaataaatttaatatatattttaaaatatttttatacaaaaaacaaacaaaagtacCCGACAAGCTGATGAGCAAGGTGGATGTCACGCCTCTAGCTTGGGTTCGGTTACATCCTTGGTTAGGCCTTGGGCTTTGCATATGATATCATGATGGTAACCCACAACTTGGATTTGTGACTAACAACGACTCTGTCGAGCCCTGTGGCTATGCATATCCTATCCAGTGTGTCTCTTCTACTGCACGCAAATGGTCACTCACTGTTCTCTCATTGATACAAGAAATGATCATGATTAGAAGAAAGCAAGACAAGAGCGCAACTCCATTTTAACTTTACTGCCGGGTCCAAGTTGAAACCTGGGTTATTAACCAgcgattttaatttaataatttaatttgttagataatgtttttttaaaatataatttatattatttataacatattttttttttaaataaagttttttaaatttaaaatttatataaattaacactatcttatacttgatttttatcaaataaataaataaaatatttagttcttaaaactatgatattaaattaaaaatcatttcaatctaatatatatatagagcatTGTCTGGTTTCAGATTGGCCCCAACTAGTACATGAAATCTAAGTAAAGTCATGGTTATCCTAACGATGACTGAAACATTGATCGCCACCGTCGACTGCAGTACCTtccataattaacaaaataaaaggttggAATGACAAAACCACCTAATTATAATTAGAGCAGCTATACCACACACCAGGGAGAGGGAGGGGGGAGATTTACAAGAAAAGAGACGGAGGACCCTATCAACCCATGATCTATCTGTTTGTCGACAAATTTATGATCTGCTTGTCGATTTAAGGTTCAATCATTACATCCATTGATTGATCTTTACATTTGATCCATCCTTCGAAACACAAAAGGGTTTttcttgtaataaaataaaataaaatatcactacAAGGGTCTCATTGCACAAAAAACAATTCAGCTCTCAAATCAGCAAAACACCAAAAgcatatctaaaaataaatgaaaaaaacgtattttaaaaaaaaaattaagagagaaataagaatggaaaataaaatatatcatagaATATCTGATTCAAAACTTAGATAATAGCAAGTTAGgtgagttaatttaaattattttattttaaaaaaactataaaataatatgattttttaaaaaaaaatatatttttcactaaCCAAATATTAAATCACCATATTATCTGTcaaatcatatataatattataattatacaatttatcatattttttaacactATCATTTGAAAGTTATCATTATCTTACAATGATATATCAATATACTGATTTTTAGAAAGCTCCTTCTAATAATCAAtgcttgataatatttttcacaatAAATACAGTtcatttaatacattttttcaaaaaatcaagccttaaaaaaaaaaaaaaaacagataaaagcAAAAAGAGAACCGGACCGTCCATTAAGCAGTTAGAAGATCCAGCGGCTGGGACACAATGGCGGTACCAATCCATTAACAACgatcaaaacaaacaaaaaacccaCCAACCAAAACAAACCACGTGCCATCAATCCCATCTCCAGCTAGCGGTAGATCCATCACAAGATCACCTGGAATCGCCAGTACCCAACCAAATACCCACACCATTTCCTCTCCCTTTCTCCCCTTCCTCCTCCTTTCTTCCTTATTCCTGCCCCTTTTTTTCCTAGGGTTTCTCCAACCCCCATCACCACCgttgattttttgttatgatcGAGAACAAGATATGGCAGCAAGCATGGATTTTTCACCGCCATTTACTCTACTAGAAGGCGGTTACAACAACAATGTGTCAGAAAATTTAGAGAATCTTAAACAACCCACTAATGGTAAACCTCCGTGTCATCTCCGTCAAAGTATGGACTCCGTCCGATTGCTCAACGCTGCTGATCTGGTAAGTAAGAAGGAAATTGATGATTGGATGTGCTTTTGATGAAAAGATTATGAATTGATTGATTTCTGTTTAGGCCCTTAATGTTGGGGTTGTGATTGGTAATTCACTGGATGAAGAGGAATCGGAGTTATTTCCGGCGGTGTTTCGATCGGGAAGTTGTGCTGAAGGAGGGCCGAAACAGTATATGGAAGATGAGCATGTTTGTATAGATAATCTTGTTGATCATCTAAGTGCTACCACCAGCGCCAATTGCCCTTCTCCTGGAGCTTTTTACGGGGTGAGTATATTTGAAACGTTTGATCTGTGTCTCTGGGAATATGGACAAGTTGTTAGTATCTGGAAATGggtttatattgatttttgttgatgtttGTGGGCAGGTGTTTGATGGGCATGGAGGTACGGATGCGGCTTCATTTGTGAAGAATAATATTCTGAGGTTTATAGTCGAGGACTCCCATTTTCCGAATTGTGTAGAGAAGGCGATTAAGAGTGCGTTTTTGAAAGCTGATTATGCGTTTGCAGATGATAGTGCACTTGATATCTCTTCCGGCACCACTGCACTAACTGCTCTTATATTTGGAAGGTAAGTGAGATGTGTTTTTCGGTTAGATTTGGAATATTGAGGAGGATGTTCTTACCTAGGGTGTAGTATCAGCTGGCCATTAACCTTTAAATGTACTTGATTGGAGGGCGGCTTAGTTGTTTTGTGATGTGTTCCTGTAAAGCAATAAGAAAGCTGGAGAGTGAGTTAAAAGTGAGAAAGTAGAGGATGATGATAGAAATGGGAGTGATGTACATCAGATCTGTCTGAACTTTTAGATTAAGTTGAACTGGGTTCATTAGCATgcaatacaaataaattaactttataatttgagAGAATTAAGTGCTCGATCAAGggccttttgttgtttttgtctaCTTTTTGTACTGTGCCATCCCTTTTAGGGATGCCTATGTGCAAACATGTCTTTCTGGCAAGTTCAGGATGTGAGAaacactctgttttttttccttaaccgCTTTTCATTTAGGTTTTGAGGTTTCATTCTCTGAAATAATTTTACTCTTTTACAGGACATTAGTAGTTGCCAATGCTGGGGATTGTCGAGCAGTGCTGGGGAGGCGAGGTAGAGCAATTGAGATGTCCAAAGACCACAAACCTAACTGCACATCAGAAAGACTTAGAATTGAGAAACTTGGTGGTGTCATTTATGATGGCTACCTCAATGGCCAATTGTCTGTTGCACGAGCCCTTGGAGACTGGCATATGAAGGGCCCTAAAGGCTCTGCCTGCCCTTTAAGTGCCGAGCCTGAATTGCAGGAGACAAATTTGACCGAGGATGATGAGTTCTTGATCATGGGCTGTGATGGCTTGTGGGATGTAATGAGCAGCCAGTGTGCGGTGACAATTGCTAGGAAAGAACTGATGCTCCATAATGATCCTGAAAGATGCTCAAGAGCGCTGGTCCGAGAGGCACTCAGACACAATGCATGTGATAATTTAACcgtgattgttatttgtttctcCCCGGATCCACCCCATCACATAGAAATCCCACAACCCCGAGTTCAGAGGAGTATATCAGCTGAAGGTCCAAACTTACTGAAGGGTGTTCTAGATAGTAActcatgaatgaaaaaaatgatgacccATCACCTTTGTACAAATACATTCGAGGTTGGAATCAGTAAGAACATCATTTCCTCCGAGCTGCTCCTGATATCCACAAGGCCATGGCTGCCATTCAGCTTTATTCGGGGAATAAATATGGCACAGAATGTGATTCTTTGAGTTTCAAAATCCTTTACActtgatataatttatgtttcacCATTAGGAGTTCATTGTTCAGCTGTTTAGTTTCATGGACCTCCCTCTCATTCTTTACTTCTCCGCTGTAAATAATTTGGGGGAAAATTGAGAGGTGTGATGTAACACTTCTCTTTTAAATAGTTGATCACTTTGTTGTCATTCAATGAATTAATTGATTGCGAGGGATTTCCATGGATGCCTTGCTTGTTCCCCGGGTCGTTCTGTTATAATTGTGGTTTTATCTAGCCTCTCTCCCATAAGCTTATG
It encodes the following:
- the LOC118042060 gene encoding probable protein phosphatase 2C 27; this encodes MAASMDFSPPFTLLEGGYNNNVSENLENLKQPTNGKPPCHLRQSMDSVRLLNAADLALNVGVVIGNSLDEEESELFPAVFRSGSCAEGGPKQYMEDEHVCIDNLVDHLSATTSANCPSPGAFYGVFDGHGGTDAASFVKNNILRFIVEDSHFPNCVEKAIKSAFLKADYAFADDSALDISSGTTALTALIFGRTLVVANAGDCRAVLGRRGRAIEMSKDHKPNCTSERLRIEKLGGVIYDGYLNGQLSVARALGDWHMKGPKGSACPLSAEPELQETNLTEDDEFLIMGCDGLWDVMSSQCAVTIARKELMLHNDPERCSRALVREALRHNACDNLTVIVICFSPDPPHHIEIPQPRVQRSISAEGPNLLKGVLDSNS